One Halobaculum marinum genomic window carries:
- a CDS encoding cation-translocating P-type ATPase has protein sequence MSEWHATDAETVCADLDTSPDGLDESAVADRLSRHGPNELASEQTRPWWRVLIEQFASPLIWLLVAAAAVSFLVGHPVDAVLITVIVAANGVFGFAQEFRAERSIEALRDMASPTVRVRRDGADRRVDAAALVPGDVVLLGQGDVVPADARVLTQTDLEVDESALTGESLPVAKESSPVPADTPLAERTTMLYRGTNVTRGNATAVVVATGMDTEVGAIAEQLAVAADRSTPLQRNLHTLGRRLATGVVVLSLALVPILVWGGADTVQAALTAISLAVAAVPEGLPAVVTLTLALGVRRMADENALVRRLTAVEALGSVDVICTDKTGTLTRGEMQVTRAWVHDETVDLPTDSAVDDDRLDRLFEIGALCNDATAEEGEPTERALVAAAADHGVDVDERRRERPRNGERSFSSARQRMATVHDDVVYVKGAPRAVVERSTAVLTADGVVPLTDDIRSEILSTVDAFAADALRVLGFAYKPTDDGDPETDLVFVGLQGLLDPPRPEVREAIADTHAAGISVKMITGDNPVTARAIAREVGIESAVVTGSEIDDTDDATLRDRVNEVDVFARMTPEHKVRVLRALRATGHTVAMTGDGVNDAPALKHADVGVAMGIRGTDVAKQASDIVLLDDNYATIRNAVRRGRAIYDNIWTFVAYLLSANAAEVLLVVAASLFGYLVLPAAQLLWINLLTDGLPALALGSDPGAEDTMTRAPRGGAAGIVDASMIRFVVGAGLLVSAVMLGLLFYTLNGAASMTPYAMTMVFTGFVVFEFGKLYVVRWTRGTPLVSNPWLAAAVALSLGAHLTVLYTPLGSFFGTVPLGVDDWLLLGGALVATLPLLVGVGYVARRRGIQRVG, from the coding sequence ATGAGCGAGTGGCACGCGACGGACGCCGAGACGGTGTGTGCGGATCTGGACACGAGTCCGGACGGGCTCGATGAATCGGCGGTCGCCGACCGCCTCAGTCGACACGGGCCGAACGAACTCGCGAGCGAACAGACGCGCCCGTGGTGGCGGGTGTTGATCGAGCAGTTCGCCAGCCCGCTGATCTGGTTGCTCGTCGCCGCGGCGGCGGTGTCGTTCCTCGTCGGTCACCCCGTCGACGCGGTGCTCATCACGGTCATCGTCGCGGCAAACGGCGTGTTCGGGTTCGCCCAGGAGTTCCGCGCCGAGCGGAGCATCGAGGCGCTCCGAGACATGGCCTCGCCCACGGTCCGCGTCCGTCGCGACGGGGCCGACCGCCGCGTCGACGCCGCGGCGCTCGTCCCGGGCGACGTCGTCCTGCTCGGGCAAGGGGACGTGGTGCCGGCGGACGCACGGGTGCTCACCCAGACCGACCTCGAAGTCGACGAGTCGGCGCTGACGGGCGAGAGCCTCCCGGTCGCGAAGGAGTCGTCGCCCGTCCCGGCTGACACCCCCCTCGCCGAGCGGACGACGATGCTGTACCGGGGGACGAACGTGACTCGCGGGAACGCCACCGCGGTCGTCGTCGCGACCGGGATGGACACGGAGGTCGGAGCCATCGCCGAACAGCTCGCGGTCGCCGCCGACCGCTCGACCCCGCTCCAGCGCAACCTCCACACGCTCGGACGCCGCCTCGCGACGGGGGTGGTCGTGCTGTCGCTCGCACTGGTTCCCATCCTCGTGTGGGGCGGGGCAGACACCGTCCAAGCGGCGTTGACGGCGATCTCGCTGGCGGTCGCGGCGGTTCCCGAGGGTCTGCCAGCGGTCGTGACGCTGACGCTGGCGCTCGGTGTCAGGCGGATGGCCGACGAGAATGCGCTGGTGCGGCGACTCACCGCGGTCGAGGCGCTCGGCTCCGTCGACGTGATCTGCACGGACAAGACGGGCACGCTCACTCGTGGGGAGATGCAGGTGACGCGCGCGTGGGTGCACGACGAGACGGTCGACCTCCCGACGGACTCGGCGGTCGACGACGACCGCCTCGACCGCCTGTTCGAGATCGGCGCGCTCTGTAACGACGCGACCGCCGAGGAGGGAGAACCGACTGAACGCGCGCTCGTCGCCGCGGCAGCCGACCACGGCGTCGACGTGGACGAACGCCGCCGAGAGCGACCACGAAACGGCGAGCGATCGTTCTCTTCGGCCCGCCAGCGGATGGCGACGGTCCACGACGACGTCGTGTACGTCAAGGGCGCGCCGCGGGCGGTGGTCGAGCGGTCGACGGCGGTGCTCACTGCGGACGGCGTCGTCCCACTGACCGACGACATCCGTTCGGAGATCCTGTCGACGGTGGACGCGTTCGCGGCTGACGCGCTCCGCGTGCTCGGGTTCGCGTACAAGCCCACCGACGACGGTGACCCCGAGACGGACCTCGTGTTCGTCGGCCTCCAGGGACTGCTGGACCCGCCTCGACCGGAGGTCCGCGAGGCCATCGCGGACACACACGCGGCGGGAATCTCGGTGAAGATGATCACGGGCGACAATCCCGTGACGGCGCGGGCAATCGCCCGCGAGGTCGGCATCGAGTCGGCCGTGGTGACCGGGTCGGAAATCGACGACACCGACGACGCCACGCTCCGCGACCGCGTCAACGAGGTGGACGTGTTCGCCCGCATGACGCCCGAGCACAAGGTCCGCGTCCTCCGCGCGCTCCGCGCGACGGGCCACACGGTCGCGATGACGGGCGACGGTGTCAACGACGCACCGGCGCTGAAACACGCCGACGTGGGCGTCGCGATGGGGATCCGCGGGACCGACGTCGCCAAGCAGGCGAGCGACATCGTCCTCTTAGACGACAACTACGCGACGATCCGCAACGCCGTGCGGCGTGGCCGGGCCATCTACGACAACATCTGGACGTTCGTCGCGTACCTGTTGAGCGCGAACGCCGCGGAGGTGCTGCTCGTCGTCGCGGCGTCGCTGTTCGGCTACCTCGTCCTCCCGGCGGCGCAACTGCTGTGGATCAACCTCCTCACCGACGGCCTCCCGGCGCTCGCGCTCGGCTCGGACCCCGGCGCGGAGGACACGATGACGCGGGCGCCCCGCGGCGGCGCCGCCGGAATCGTCGACGCGTCGATGATCCGGTTCGTCGTCGGAGCCGGCTTGCTGGTCAGCGCGGTCATGCTCGGTCTGCTGTTCTACACGCTCAACGGCGCCGCGAGCATGACGCCGTACGCGATGACGATGGTGTTCACCGGCTTCGTCGTCTTCGAGTTCGGGAAACTGTACGTCGTCCGCTGGACCCGCGGGACGCCGCTGGTGTCGAATCCGTGGCTCGCGGCCGCGGTCGCGCTCTCGCTCGGGGCGCACCTGACTGTGCTGTACACGCCGCTCGGGTCGTTCTTCGGGACGGTCCCGTTGGGTGTGGACGACTGGCTCCTCCTCGGCGGGGCGCTCGTCGCGACGCTCCCGCTGCTCGTCGGTGTCGGGTACGTCGCTCGGCGGCGTGGGATACAGCGCGTCGGGTAA
- a CDS encoding type 1 glutamine amidotransferase, which translates to MSQRIAVVDASLGDTPAEANLRRELDADVTVFKASDGDLPPSVSSPDWRFDGVVISGSQAAVYDDREWIHELTDWFRRVHEADVPVLGICWGHQFVAQALGGRVVDMLEYELGYESISRLGEDRLFDGLPTEFVSFETHSDRVAEVPPGATTLARNDVGVQAFRVGSAYGIQFHPEYDRQTAEWVTEGKDLPDERIQAVLDGINDENVATAREAKRVFDNFHAIVAGHQPVRSRV; encoded by the coding sequence ATGAGCCAACGCATCGCGGTCGTCGACGCGTCGCTCGGAGACACGCCCGCTGAGGCAAATCTTCGTCGCGAACTCGACGCCGACGTGACCGTGTTCAAAGCCAGCGACGGCGACCTGCCGCCGTCGGTGTCCAGTCCGGACTGGCGGTTCGACGGCGTCGTCATCAGCGGCTCGCAGGCGGCGGTGTACGACGACCGCGAGTGGATCCACGAGTTGACCGACTGGTTCCGTCGCGTCCACGAGGCCGACGTCCCCGTTCTCGGAATCTGTTGGGGGCACCAGTTCGTCGCGCAGGCGCTCGGCGGGCGCGTCGTGGACATGCTGGAGTACGAACTCGGGTACGAGTCGATCTCGCGACTGGGAGAGGACCGGCTGTTCGATGGACTCCCGACTGAGTTCGTCAGCTTCGAGACCCACTCCGACCGGGTCGCCGAGGTCCCGCCGGGCGCGACGACGCTGGCGAGGAACGACGTGGGTGTGCAGGCGTTCCGCGTCGGGAGCGCCTACGGCATCCAGTTCCACCCGGAGTACGACCGACAGACCGCGGAGTGGGTGACAGAGGGCAAGGACCTCCCGGACGAGCGGATCCAGGCGGTCCTGGACGGGATCAACGACGAGAACGTCGCCACCGCCCGGGAGGCGAAGCGCGTGTTCGACAACTTCCACGCCATCGTCGCGGGACACCAACCCGTGCGGTCAAGGGTGTGA
- a CDS encoding ACT domain-containing protein — protein MDAHEYLDGGTVRVAPETYAVCRLDPGATPPPTAFAVLRDETETTVVVDQDAGAPAAATEVARDWRRLTFEMELPFDLVGFLALVAGELADVGVSIFALSSYSTDHVLVKEDDLATATERLDDLGRVVV, from the coding sequence GTGGACGCACACGAGTATCTCGACGGTGGAACGGTGCGGGTCGCGCCGGAGACGTACGCGGTCTGTCGGCTGGACCCGGGGGCAACACCCCCTCCAACGGCGTTCGCGGTCCTGCGCGACGAGACTGAGACGACGGTCGTCGTCGACCAGGATGCAGGCGCCCCGGCGGCTGCGACGGAGGTAGCTCGCGACTGGCGGCGCCTCACCTTCGAGATGGAACTCCCGTTCGACCTCGTCGGCTTCCTCGCGCTCGTCGCCGGAGAGCTCGCCGACGTGGGCGTCTCGATCTTCGCGCTCTCGTCGTACTCGACCGACCACGTCCTCGTGAAGGAGGACGATCTTGCGACGGCGACCGAGCGGCTCGACGACCTCGGCCGTGTGGTGGTGTGA
- a CDS encoding sulfite exporter TauE/SafE family protein, with protein MEILGVAVELLAMFAGFGLLIGVLFGFFGMGGSFLVTPALLVMGYDANVAVGSGLAFVFGTSVIATLKHRDLGQVDYKLGVLMIAGTTGGIEVGKIGLEYLQHIGLADSVVSVAYVGLLGSIGAFVTYTAMKGGGGGISHDVDETDDDADDIPAIAQKIQSYHIPPMISVRGGFTVSLWMVLAVAFATGLLSGFLGVGGGFIRMPALFYLVGVPVPVAVGTDLFEIVFSGGIGSFLYAQSGAVDLSIVVPLLAGSALGARIGAGATSLVNEDDIKVYFGVMLLLGALAVAVRQVGGYLGIEFFDVVSLVIILGAALLVSGAVILSSIRELRNESASSEPTTAD; from the coding sequence ATGGAGATTCTCGGCGTCGCGGTCGAACTCCTCGCGATGTTCGCGGGGTTCGGCCTGCTGATCGGTGTCCTGTTCGGGTTCTTCGGAATGGGTGGATCGTTCCTCGTCACGCCCGCACTCCTCGTGATGGGTTACGACGCGAACGTCGCGGTCGGTTCTGGCCTCGCGTTCGTGTTCGGTACCTCCGTCATCGCGACACTGAAGCACCGTGACCTGGGACAGGTCGACTACAAACTCGGGGTCTTGATGATCGCGGGCACAACTGGTGGGATCGAAGTTGGGAAGATCGGATTGGAGTACCTCCAACACATCGGACTCGCTGACAGCGTCGTCAGCGTCGCGTACGTGGGGCTACTCGGTTCGATTGGTGCGTTCGTCACCTACACCGCCATGAAGGGCGGTGGCGGTGGGATCTCCCACGACGTCGACGAGACTGACGACGACGCGGACGACATTCCCGCGATCGCTCAGAAGATCCAGTCGTATCACATCCCGCCGATGATCTCGGTGCGCGGGGGCTTCACCGTCTCGCTGTGGATGGTGCTCGCCGTCGCGTTCGCGACCGGGTTGTTGTCCGGGTTCCTCGGTGTTGGCGGCGGCTTCATCCGCATGCCCGCGCTGTTCTACCTCGTCGGGGTTCCTGTCCCCGTGGCGGTCGGGACTGACCTGTTCGAGATCGTCTTCTCGGGCGGGATTGGGTCGTTCCTGTACGCCCAATCTGGCGCGGTCGACCTCTCTATCGTCGTCCCGCTGCTGGCGGGCAGTGCGCTCGGTGCCCGCATCGGCGCGGGCGCGACGAGTCTGGTGAACGAGGACGACATCAAGGTGTACTTCGGCGTGATGCTGCTGCTCGGCGCACTCGCGGTCGCGGTCCGCCAGGTTGGCGGCTACCTCGGCATCGAGTTCTTCGACGTGGTCAGCCTCGTCATCATCCTCGGCGCAGCGCTGTTGGTGAGTGGTGCCGTCATCCTCAGCAGTATCCGCGAACTCCGCAACGAGTCGGCGTCCTCCGAGCCGACGACCGCCGACTGA
- a CDS encoding sulfurtransferase TusA family protein translates to MSERATEVDKTVDATGAACPGPLMDLIGAVKRAESGAVIKLLSDNDQSTTDVPEWVDESGNELIETVEEDGRYEFLVRKA, encoded by the coding sequence ATGAGCGAACGAGCGACAGAAGTCGACAAGACTGTCGATGCGACGGGTGCTGCGTGCCCAGGGCCGTTGATGGACCTCATCGGGGCAGTCAAGCGGGCGGAGTCGGGTGCGGTGATCAAACTGCTGAGCGACAACGACCAGTCGACGACGGACGTCCCCGAGTGGGTCGACGAGTCGGGGAACGAGCTGATCGAGACGGTCGAGGAAGACGGCCGGTACGAGTTCCTCGTGAGGAAAGCATGA
- a CDS encoding UvrD-helicase domain-containing protein translates to MPSSSTKAPPDRDDLNDAQRRLVDAALSADTGLFVQSSVPGSGKTYAGSRLAAEYVVRRAAAGVARPTAGLAVTAFNRDAANDLLPEITEWIQWLVHTDATDAGARLTAADADEVIAALRRSSTVGTIDAVLQRVFDDVAPELGFDPDVRVVDGHAADRLHASAFEAVTTDPNLAAAVERLRTAYPQRSDDDDDRVASILETVFKSARDQRWDGREVGRRLREGRDACYPDGPPASLADIERDIRRFDDTDAELRAADLAHAPDAVVDADRRLYAEWGDRIDDLVAVYRAYVAAYDRVTRERNVMSHIDRAYWVARYFDDPECAHRHADDGDHHLVAARRDRLRERWRSRIDLLVVDEAQDVSAGQHAALTPLVTDDARVVLYGDPFQTIYTWRNASPTLFGQAIADGEYLGHQWDTHEVEPATTTYRQRPALARLVNGVFGPALTDDSRGVDPAVGATYEALDPVRDDTDEPHVHVPTFTPTTGATHISNWHNPRDGEGSAGALATYIRGALSAGQFGDPDDCRPIQMLLRGTNQLDAIRDAFETNGLSVGVATPVFAAPLASAVVALFEWLVDPTDEPRTRRLLTASAFANAGEVRETLAPTIEDHEWDVHAAAAAEACDGVAATVLQELATLATDTADRRRQSASALARRVCRLLDPHTDPLGFQPDATPEQRLRVRDALVEEVASLDGADVRFPTVVERLAAIDGTPGDGPDLAVDTAAHDVVFRTVHTFKGDEAGVVALADPAQDARYGTAYRNSVVAHGETLAVCPPDIEDATGASTQALCAYNHGLFAQDTDQSPAQPPSRSSGLRWATNRIRTDDPTATRFAGPAPFAAVAAANRAEHWRVGYVAATRARDHLVVPVERRDEWDPTRSWSHALGSALGVGSDARKMTRSVTVDGSAVLVSENDAPGRSPLDTVPELRPRSSGRPRAAPTQIGDGPRREWLPRFLNPSTFAPLVDDHERYVLDHLLHAQLDTESGDLDPDLGLDFETVPPGRVGRIAHDTIASAVREGVSERTLRQGGDAAMASIEWACRRDEREFGAIPDDERASIMSYLATTILPQFAASALFDRIAAADAVFVEEPLETVVRVDGADVEVRGQADFVLRDGDRWRIEDLKVAFADGTDETDERYRVQLATYRWVLAKQEGVDPTSIDASVNSLGSRVGSVVTVGDEYDGARVAELLERLGSVTSTP, encoded by the coding sequence ATGCCCTCGTCGTCCACCAAGGCCCCTCCAGACCGCGACGACCTCAACGACGCACAGAGACGACTCGTCGACGCGGCGCTGTCGGCAGACACCGGCCTCTTCGTCCAGTCGTCGGTGCCCGGGTCGGGGAAGACGTACGCGGGGAGTCGACTCGCCGCGGAGTACGTCGTCCGGCGCGCCGCCGCCGGCGTCGCCCGCCCGACCGCCGGCCTCGCAGTCACCGCGTTCAACCGCGACGCCGCCAACGACCTGCTTCCGGAGATCACCGAGTGGATCCAGTGGCTCGTCCACACGGACGCGACCGACGCCGGCGCGAGGCTCACTGCCGCGGACGCAGACGAGGTGATCGCCGCGCTGCGGCGCTCGTCGACCGTCGGGACGATCGACGCCGTCCTCCAACGGGTGTTCGACGACGTCGCTCCCGAACTCGGCTTCGACCCGGACGTGCGCGTGGTCGACGGCCACGCGGCCGACCGACTCCACGCGAGCGCGTTCGAGGCTGTCACCACCGATCCCAACCTCGCCGCCGCAGTCGAGCGGCTCCGAACGGCGTATCCACAGCGCTCTGACGACGACGACGACCGCGTCGCGTCGATCCTCGAGACGGTGTTCAAGAGTGCTCGCGACCAGCGGTGGGACGGCAGAGAAGTGGGGCGACGGCTCCGCGAGGGGCGTGACGCGTGCTATCCGGACGGCCCGCCCGCGTCGCTGGCGGACATCGAGCGCGACATCCGTCGGTTCGACGACACCGACGCCGAGTTGCGCGCTGCCGACCTCGCACACGCTCCTGACGCCGTCGTCGACGCCGACCGGCGACTGTACGCCGAGTGGGGCGACCGGATCGACGACCTCGTCGCCGTCTACCGCGCGTACGTCGCCGCCTACGACCGGGTGACGCGCGAGCGAAACGTCATGAGCCACATCGACCGCGCCTACTGGGTCGCACGCTACTTCGACGACCCCGAGTGTGCCCACCGGCACGCAGACGACGGTGACCACCACCTCGTCGCCGCTCGTCGCGACCGTCTGCGCGAGCGGTGGCGCTCGCGGATCGACCTGCTGGTCGTCGACGAGGCGCAAGACGTCTCCGCGGGCCAACACGCCGCGCTCACACCGCTCGTGACCGACGACGCACGCGTCGTGCTGTACGGCGACCCCTTCCAGACCATCTACACGTGGCGCAACGCCAGTCCGACGCTGTTCGGGCAGGCGATCGCCGACGGCGAGTACCTCGGGCACCAGTGGGACACCCACGAAGTCGAGCCAGCCACGACGACGTACCGGCAGCGCCCGGCGCTCGCACGACTGGTCAACGGCGTGTTCGGGCCGGCGCTCACCGACGACAGCCGCGGCGTCGACCCCGCCGTCGGGGCAACCTACGAGGCTCTCGACCCGGTCCGCGACGACACGGACGAGCCGCACGTCCACGTCCCGACGTTCACGCCGACGACCGGTGCAACCCACATCAGTAACTGGCACAACCCGAGAGACGGAGAAGGGTCTGCCGGCGCGCTTGCGACGTACATCCGGGGGGCGCTCTCGGCAGGACAGTTCGGCGACCCGGACGACTGCCGACCCATCCAAATGCTCCTCCGCGGTACGAACCAACTCGACGCGATTCGGGACGCCTTCGAGACCAATGGCCTGTCGGTCGGCGTCGCCACCCCAGTGTTCGCCGCGCCGCTCGCCAGCGCGGTCGTCGCGCTGTTCGAGTGGCTCGTCGACCCGACCGACGAGCCGCGGACGCGACGCCTGTTGACGGCCTCGGCGTTCGCGAACGCCGGCGAGGTCCGCGAGACGCTCGCGCCGACTATCGAGGACCACGAGTGGGACGTGCACGCGGCTGCCGCCGCCGAGGCGTGCGATGGAGTCGCCGCGACGGTGCTCCAGGAGTTGGCAACCCTCGCCACCGACACGGCCGATCGCAGACGACAGTCGGCGAGTGCGCTCGCCCGGCGCGTCTGTCGGCTGCTCGACCCACACACCGACCCGCTGGGTTTCCAGCCCGACGCGACACCCGAGCAGCGACTGCGCGTGCGTGACGCGCTCGTCGAGGAAGTCGCGTCACTCGACGGCGCGGACGTCCGGTTCCCGACCGTCGTCGAGAGACTCGCCGCGATTGACGGGACTCCCGGCGACGGGCCGGACCTCGCAGTCGACACGGCGGCGCACGACGTGGTCTTCCGGACGGTCCACACGTTCAAAGGCGACGAGGCTGGCGTCGTCGCGCTCGCCGACCCCGCGCAAGATGCACGCTACGGGACGGCCTACCGGAATTCCGTGGTCGCCCACGGTGAGACGCTGGCGGTGTGTCCGCCCGATATCGAGGACGCGACTGGCGCCAGTACACAGGCGCTGTGTGCCTACAATCACGGCCTGTTCGCCCAGGATACGGACCAGTCGCCAGCCCAGCCGCCTAGCCGGTCCTCGGGCCTCCGGTGGGCGACCAATCGGATCCGGACGGACGACCCGACCGCGACGCGATTCGCCGGTCCGGCGCCGTTCGCGGCGGTCGCGGCGGCCAACCGCGCCGAGCACTGGCGGGTCGGCTACGTCGCCGCGACGCGAGCGCGCGACCACCTCGTCGTTCCAGTCGAGCGGCGCGACGAGTGGGACCCGACGCGGTCGTGGAGTCACGCGCTGGGGTCGGCCCTCGGGGTGGGCAGCGACGCACGGAAGATGACGAGGAGCGTCACGGTCGACGGGTCAGCCGTGCTCGTCTCCGAGAACGACGCGCCCGGACGGAGCCCCCTCGACACCGTCCCCGAGTTGCGGCCTCGGTCCTCGGGTCGTCCACGGGCGGCTCCGACCCAGATCGGCGACGGCCCTCGACGCGAGTGGCTTCCGCGGTTCCTGAACCCGAGCACGTTCGCGCCGCTGGTCGACGACCACGAGCGGTACGTGCTCGACCACCTGCTGCACGCGCAGTTAGACACCGAGAGTGGCGACCTCGACCCGGATCTGGGCCTCGACTTCGAGACGGTGCCGCCGGGGCGCGTCGGCCGGATCGCCCACGACACCATCGCGAGCGCCGTCCGCGAGGGAGTTTCCGAACGCACGCTCCGGCAGGGCGGCGACGCGGCGATGGCCAGTATCGAGTGGGCGTGTCGGCGCGACGAGCGCGAGTTCGGGGCGATCCCAGACGACGAGCGCGCGTCGATCATGTCGTACCTCGCGACGACGATCCTCCCGCAGTTCGCGGCCTCCGCGCTGTTCGACCGGATCGCCGCCGCCGACGCGGTGTTCGTCGAAGAACCACTGGAGACGGTCGTCCGCGTCGACGGCGCCGACGTCGAGGTTCGTGGTCAGGCCGACTTCGTGTTGCGAGACGGCGACAGGTGGCGCATCGAGGACCTGAAGGTCGCGTTCGCCGACGGGACCGACGAGACGGACGAGCGGTACCGCGTCCAGTTGGCGACGTACCGGTGGGTGTTGGCGAAGCAGGAGGGTGTCGACCCCACCTCGATCGACGCGAGCGTGAACTCGCTCGGGTCACGTGTCGGCAGTGTGGTCACGGTGGGCGACGAGTACGACGGCGCGCGGGTAGCGGAGTTGCTGGAGCGCCTCGGGTCCGTGACGTCGACACCGTAG
- a CDS encoding VIT1/CCC1 transporter family protein, whose amino-acid sequence MTSTEDVDRYRRNRQDEIDSATVYDAMAGAESQPQIATVYRRLAETERTHSEFWAEKIREAGHTPGDVAPTLRASVLAWLARRFGPAFVVSSMQAGEAVGASDYATQPETTGTGLAADERSHDRLLSLIAETPGDGARGETLAQLEGRHRATSGNALRAAVLGANDGLVSNLSLVMGVAGAALESTAILITGLAGLLAGSGSMAMGEWLSVQSSRELYQRQIGIEAEELAEVPEEEAEELALIYQAKGLSEERAREVAAQLIADEEMALDTLAREELGINPEELGGSAWEAAATSFVLFAFGAIVPVLPFFVLRGLAAVAASLVLSAGALFVIGAGITLLTGRSVWYSGFRQVGIGLAAAILTYGVGSLIGVTLVG is encoded by the coding sequence ATGACGAGTACCGAGGACGTCGATCGATATCGTCGAAATCGACAAGACGAGATCGACAGCGCGACCGTCTACGATGCGATGGCTGGCGCCGAATCGCAACCCCAGATCGCGACGGTGTACCGGCGATTGGCGGAGACGGAGCGGACCCACTCGGAATTCTGGGCCGAAAAGATTCGCGAGGCCGGCCACACGCCGGGAGACGTCGCCCCGACCCTGCGAGCCAGCGTGCTCGCGTGGCTTGCCCGTCGATTCGGCCCCGCGTTCGTCGTCTCCTCGATGCAAGCCGGTGAGGCAGTGGGGGCGAGTGACTACGCGACGCAACCGGAAACCACCGGAACCGGACTGGCCGCCGACGAACGCTCCCACGACCGGTTGCTGTCGCTCATCGCAGAGACGCCTGGAGACGGTGCGCGGGGAGAGACACTCGCACAGCTCGAAGGTCGCCACCGTGCGACCAGCGGAAACGCGCTCCGTGCAGCCGTGCTCGGTGCGAACGACGGGCTCGTCTCGAATCTCAGTCTCGTGATGGGCGTCGCCGGCGCCGCGCTGGAGTCGACGGCGATTCTGATCACGGGGCTGGCCGGACTGCTGGCTGGTTCGGGGTCGATGGCGATGGGTGAGTGGCTCTCGGTCCAGAGTTCACGCGAACTGTACCAGCGACAGATCGGCATCGAGGCCGAAGAGCTCGCCGAGGTCCCCGAAGAGGAGGCCGAAGAGCTGGCCCTCATCTACCAGGCGAAAGGACTCTCCGAGGAACGCGCCCGAGAAGTCGCCGCCCAGTTGATCGCCGACGAGGAGATGGCGTTGGACACGCTCGCTCGCGAAGAGCTCGGCATCAACCCTGAGGAGCTGGGTGGCTCTGCGTGGGAGGCCGCCGCCACCTCGTTCGTGCTGTTCGCGTTCGGTGCCATCGTCCCGGTCCTCCCGTTCTTCGTCCTCCGTGGGCTGGCTGCCGTCGCAGCGAGTCTCGTGTTGAGCGCGGGGGCGTTGTTCGTCATCGGCGCCGGGATCACGCTTCTGACCGGCCGGTCCGTGTGGTACTCCGGCTTCCGACAGGTCGGCATCGGGCTCGCCGCCGCGATCCTCACGTACGGTGTCGGGAGCCTGATCGGCGTGACGCTCGTCGGTTGA
- a CDS encoding DUF7512 family protein translates to MLGLESLSGNALAAALIGLVLAEAIVLYVGYGLLESTLGKRITDLLRGV, encoded by the coding sequence ATGCTGGGGCTCGAGAGTCTGAGCGGGAACGCGCTCGCGGCGGCGCTGATCGGACTCGTTCTGGCCGAGGCTATCGTCCTGTACGTCGGGTACGGGCTGCTGGAATCGACGCTCGGAAAGCGAATCACCGATCTGCTCAGAGGTGTCTGA
- a CDS encoding GNAT family N-acetyltransferase — MKVRPFTPRDADAVFEVHRRAFGGQTVESYIVQRIHDARKAVVSLVATVDDQIVGHVLFSPTSVDDHGASVELVGLGPVGVLPDRQGQGVGSALIEGGIQRCREAGVDAVSVLGDPGYYARFGFERASDYGLGNEFGVDDEFMVYPLHGGAVDDVDGVVTYHPAFPKAEE, encoded by the coding sequence ATGAAGGTACGACCGTTCACCCCGAGAGATGCCGACGCCGTCTTCGAGGTGCATCGACGTGCGTTCGGCGGGCAGACCGTGGAGTCGTACATCGTGCAGCGAATCCACGACGCTCGAAAGGCCGTGGTCTCGCTCGTGGCGACTGTAGACGACCAGATCGTCGGCCACGTCCTGTTCTCCCCGACGAGCGTAGACGACCACGGAGCGAGTGTCGAACTGGTCGGGTTAGGGCCGGTCGGTGTGCTACCAGATCGGCAGGGCCAGGGGGTCGGCTCGGCGCTGATTGAAGGGGGGATACAGCGGTGCCGGGAGGCCGGCGTCGACGCGGTGTCCGTGTTGGGCGACCCCGGGTACTACGCCCGCTTCGGCTTCGAACGGGCGAGCGACTACGGACTCGGCAACGAGTTCGGGGTCGACGACGAGTTCATGGTCTACCCGTTGCACGGAGGTGCGGTAGATGACGTAGACGGTGTCGTCACCTACCACCCGGCGTTTCCCAAAGCGGAGGAGTAG